GCCCGCACCGCAGACGTCCGGTCGGCGGCCCATCAGCTCGGGCGCGCGCAGAAGCTCGCCAGGCGGGCTCACCACGGCGCCGCGCGCGCCCATCGTGACCGCCACCGCGCCGCAGCCCCACCGGAGCCGCAGGGCCTCCGCACCTTCAGCGGTTCCGGAACCGGCACCGAACGACAAGGCCTCGGCGTGGTTGGGCACCACGAGATCGGTGCGCGGTACCGGCTCGGCACCGCGGGGATGCGGATCCCACACCAGCGGCACGTCGGAGGGCAACCTCGCCAGCTCGCGCCGCAACCAAGAGTTCCGGGTGATCCCCCGGCCGTAGTCGGCCACCAGGACGGCGTCCGCGCTGCGGAGCGCCTCGAACAGACCGGCCGCCAGCGGGAGGTCCGGCACCACCCCGTCGCCGACGTCCAGCCGCACCAGCGACTGGCCGTCCGCGCGGACCCTGGTCTTGCTGGGCGTCCCACCGCTGAAGGGCGCGTCGAGCAGCACGCATCGCGCGGCGAGCAGGCGCTCGAGCTCGCGCCCGGCCGAGTCGTCGCTGCGCCCCGTGATCAAGGTGACGTCCGCGCCGCTGGCGTCTCCCAGCACCGCTGCGAGCGCTGCCCCGCCCGGACGGCACTTGCGCGCCGCGACGTCGACCACCGGCACGGGTGCGTCCGGGCACAGCCGCTCCGCCCCGCCGGACAGGTCAACGTCCAGCAGCGCGTCTCCGACAACTGCCAGCTTCACGGCTCCACCTCCCCGATCGTCAGCGCGTCGAACTCCGCGCACAGGGCGTGCACCAGGGCCAGGTGGATCTCCTGGATGGTGGCCACACCGGTCGCGTCGACCGCGATCGCGTCGTCGCAGGACGCCGCGAGGCTGTTGGGGGCGGGCCCGGTCATCGCCCACGCCCGCATCCCGATCTCCATGGCGGTCTTGGCCGCGGCGATCACGTTGTGGCTGCGGCCGCTGGTGGACAACGCGATCAGGACGTCGCCCGCGCGGCCGTGGGCCCGCACGCCTCTGGCGAAGACCTCCTGCTCCCCGTAGTCGTTGAGGATCGCGGTGAACGCCGAGGTGTCGGCGTGCAGCGGAATCGCCGCGTAGGGCTTGCGGTCGCGCAGGAAGCGGCCGGCCAGCTCACCGCTGAGGTGCTGAGCCTCTGCCGCGCTTCCGCCGTTGCCGCAGGTCAGCAACCGGCCACCACCTTCGAGCACGTCGACGAGCGAATGGGCCCAGCGGCGGACCGTCGGCGCCGCGCCGCGGGCACGCCGGGCTGCGGTGCCGAGCGCGGTGAAGTGTTCCTCGATCACGTCGCTCCTCCTCCCAGCACGACCGGGGCCGCCAGCACCTGCCGGTAGACCGCCTCGGTCTCCCGGACCAACTTGTTCCAGCCGTAGTGCGCACGTGCCCACGCCACGCCTGCCGCGCCGAGCTCCGCGCGCCATCGCGGGCGGGCGAGCACCTCGCGCACCGCCTGCGCCACGGCGGCCGGGCTGTGCGGCGGCACGTGCACTCCGTTGTGGCCGTCGACCACCGTGTCCAGGTGGCCGCCCACGGCGCTGACCACCGGCGGCGTTCCGCAGGCCATCGCCTCCACCGGCACGGTGCCGAACGGTTCGTACCAGGGCGTGCTGACCACGACGTCGACCGACCGGTAGAGCTGCGGGGTGCGCTCGTGATCGACCTGCCCGAGGAAGGTGGTCCGGTCCGCCACCCCCGCCCGCTCGGCCACCTCCTGCAGCCGTCGGACCTCGGGATCGCGATGCCACCGGGGGCCCGGTGGCCCGCCTGCGATCAGCAGCTCCGCACCCGGGATCCGCCGCAGCGCCCGGATGACGATGTCGATCCCCTTGCGCTCCACCAGCCGGCCGATGCACAGGATCTTGGGGTGCGTGTTCGGCGGACCACCGCCCGGCCCGGGCCGGAACCGCTCCAGGTCTATGCCGCACGGCACGACGGCGGTCCGCTCCGCG
This portion of the Saccharopolyspora antimicrobica genome encodes:
- a CDS encoding D-sedoheptulose-7-phosphate isomerase, whose amino-acid sequence is MIEEHFTALGTAARRARGAAPTVRRWAHSLVDVLEGGGRLLTCGNGGSAAEAQHLSGELAGRFLRDRKPYAAIPLHADTSAFTAILNDYGEQEVFARGVRAHGRAGDVLIALSTSGRSHNVIAAAKTAMEIGMRAWAMTGPAPNSLAASCDDAIAVDATGVATIQEIHLALVHALCAEFDALTIGEVEP
- a CDS encoding glycosyltransferase, translating into MKIDLVSEHASPLAALGGVDAGGQNAHVAELATGLARRGHDVVVCTRRDDASLPHRVGTAAGFVVEHVTAGPAEPVPKDDLLPHMGEFGDRLAERWAADRPDLVHAHFWMSGLAAQRGAAGAGVPVLQTFHALGRVKRRHQGDKDTSPPQRIELEADIALGADKVVATCSDEVAELAEMGLPAERTAVVPCGIDLERFRPGPGGGPPNTHPKILCIGRLVERKGIDIVIRALRRIPGAELLIAGGPPGPRWHRDPEVRRLQEVAERAGVADRTTFLGQVDHERTPQLYRSVDVVVSTPWYEPFGTVPVEAMACGTPPVVSAVGGHLDTVVDGHNGVHVPPHSPAAVAQAVREVLARPRWRAELGAAGVAWARAHYGWNKLVRETEAVYRQVLAAPVVLGGGAT
- a CDS encoding PfkB family carbohydrate kinase, which encodes MKLAVVGDALLDVDLSGGAERLCPDAPVPVVDVAARKCRPGGAALAAVLGDASGADVTLITGRSDDSAGRELERLLAARCVLLDAPFSGGTPSKTRVRADGQSLVRLDVGDGVVPDLPLAAGLFEALRSADAVLVADYGRGITRNSWLRRELARLPSDVPLVWDPHPRGAEPVPRTDLVVPNHAEALSFGAGSGTAEGAEALRLRWGCGAVAVTMGARGAVVSPPGELLRAPELMGRRPDVCGAGDSFAVSVTLALGRGVPLLEAVRYGVDCASRFVAEGGAGAWACDGSEPPPPRPGPSFSRVEQVRSWGGRVVAAGGCFDLLHPGHINLLNRARSLGDALVVCMNSDESVRRLKGPPRPVVHAEDRRCLLEALECVDAVAEFDETSPSRLLEQLRPDIWVKGGDYEPDQLPESRVVERHGGRTVLVPLVDGYSTSRILRDLEHGGRIRRECHGRAG